A window from Fragaria vesca subsp. vesca linkage group LG5, FraVesHawaii_1.0, whole genome shotgun sequence encodes these proteins:
- the LOC101300631 gene encoding isoamylase 1, chloroplastic-like: MEQLATWASPPKLYSPHHHNRFASNARLPGPNRLNRPMLGFRRHAPPVKANDGGGAGTTAEAVETAVVERSPKLRRFQVSDGRPNPFGATPCDGGVNFAVYAGNAVSATVCLITPADLEQDKVTEQIPLDPLNNKTGDVWHVFLTGDVKDILYGYKFDGKFSPEEGHYYDPSKIVMDPYAKAVIRRGEFGNLGPNGNCWPQMACMVPSFDDKFNWEGDLPLNYPQKDLIIYEMHVRGFTRHESSMTELPGTYLGLVEKLDHLKELGINCIELMPCHEFNELEYFGYNSVLGDYKVNYWGYSTVNFFSPMIRYSSAGTRNCGRDAINEVKFLVKEAHRRGIEVIMDVVFNHTAEGNENGPILSFRGADNSVYYMLAPKGEFYNYSGCGNTFNCNHPVVRQFIVDCLRYWVTEMHVDGFRFDLASIMTRGTSLWDSTNVYGSVIEGDLLTTGTPLASPPLIDMISNDPILHGVKLIAEAWDAGGLYQLGMFPQWGNWSEWNGKYRDTVRQFIKGTDGFSGAMAKCLCGSPNLYQEGGGRPWNSINFICAHDGFTLADLVTYNNKHNLANGEDNNDGENHNNSWNCGQEGEFASISVRKLRKRQMRNFFVCLMVSQGVPMIYMGDEYGHTKGGNNNTYCHDNYINYFRWDKKEESSSDFFRFCCLMTKFRQECESLGLNYFPTAERLQWHGLAPGVPDWSETSRFVAFTLVDSVKREIYIAFNASHLPVNVSLPERHGYRWEPLVDTSKPSPFDFLSSDVPQRDIAVKQYAHFLDANLYPMLSYSSIILLLAPVEDA; this comes from the exons ATGGAGCAGCTAGCCACTTGGGCCAGTCCTCCCAAGCTCTACTCTCCCCACCACCACAACCGCTTTGCTTCCAATGCAAGGCTCCCCGGCCCCAATCGTCTCAACCGCCCGATGCTAGGGTTTCGGAGACACGCTCCTCCGGTGAAGGCGAACGACGGAGGAGGGGCGGGGACGACGGCTGAGGCGGTGGAGACCGCGGTGGTCGAGAGGAGTCCGAAACTGCGTCGTTTTCAGGTCTCCGATGGTCGTCCGAATCCCTTTGGCGCCACGCCGTGCGACGGTGGCGTCAATTTCGCCGTCTACGCCGGAAATGCGGTTTCCGCTACTGTCTGTTTGATCACTCCCGCCGATTTAGAGCAG GATAAAGTGACTGAGCAGATCCCTCTTGATCCTTTGAACAATAAGACTGGTGATGTGTGGCATGTTTTTCTAACTGGAGATGTCAAAGATATCCTCTACGGATATAAATTCGATGGCAAGTTTTCTCCGGAGGAGGGGCATTACTATGATCCTTCGAAGATTGTAATGGATCCTTATGCAAAG GCAGTTATACGCAGAGGTGAATTTGGGAATCTAGGTCCCAATGGTAATTGCTGGCCTCAAATGGCCTGCATGGTACCTTCTTTTGATGATAAG TTCAACTGGGAAGGAGATTTACCTCTGAATTATCCACAAAAGGATCTTATCATATACGAAATGCATGTGCGAGGTTTTACAAGGCATGAATCGAGCATGACTGAATTGCCTGGTACGTACCTTGGTTTGGTGGAGAAGCTTGATCACTTGAAG GAACTTGGGATCAACTGTATAGAGTTAATGCCATGTCATGAGTTTAATGAACTGGAGTACTTTGGCTACAATTCTGTCTTGGGTGACTACAA GGTAAATTATTGGGGGTATTCGACTGTCAATTTCTTTTCACCAATGATAAGATATTCATCTGCTGGCACACGTAACTGTGGCCGTGATGCAATAAATGAAGTCAAGTTTCTTGTTAAAGAAGCACATAGACGTGGAATTGAG GTGATCATGGATGTTGTTTTCAATCACACAGCTGAAGGGAATGAAAATGGTCCGATTTTGTCTTTTAGAGGTGCTGACAACAGTGTCTATTACATGCTTGCACCTAAG GGAGAGTTTTATAATTATTCAGGGTGTGGTAACACATTCAATTGCAACCATCCTGTTGTGCGACAGTTCATAGTAGATTGCTTGAG ATATTGGGTAACAGAGATGCACGTGGATGGGTTCCGCTTCGATCTTGCTTCTATTATGACCAGGGGTACCAG TCTCTGGGATTCAACTAATGTATACGGGAGTGTGATAGAAGGTGACCTGTTGACAACTGGAACCCCTCTCGCTAGTCCTCCATTGATTGACATGATTAGTAATGACCCAATACTTCATGGAGTGAAG CTGATAGCTGAAGCTTGGGATGCAGGAGGCTTGTACCAACTTGGCATGTTTCCTCAGTGGGGTAATTGGTCAGAATGGAATGGGAAG TATCGTGACACAGTGCGGCAGTTTATCAAGGGTACAGATGGCTTTTCTGGGGCTATGGCCAAATGCCTTTGTGGGAGCCCTAATTTGTACCAG GAAGGGGGAGGAAGACCATGGAACAGCATCAATTTTATTTGTGCACACGATGGCTTTACTTTAGCTGATTTAGTAACCTATAACAACAAACATAACCTGGCAAATGGAGAAGACAACAATGACGGAGAGAATCATAATAATAGCTGGAACTGTGGACAG GAGGGAGAATTCGCAAGCATTTCAGTGAGAAAACTGAGGAAACGTCAAATGCGGAATTTTTTCGTCTGCCTCATGGTTTCCCAA GGTGTTCCGATGATATATATGGGTGATGAATATGGTCATACAAAAGGGGGTAACAACAACACATATTGCCATGATAATTAT ATTAATTACTTCCGGTGGGATAAGAAGGAAGAGTCTTCATCGGATTTTTTCAGATTTTGCTGTCTTATGACCAAATTCCGCCA GGAATGTGAGTCACTTGGTTTGAATTACTTCCCAACAGCAGAGAGGCTGCAGTGGCATGGTCTTGCTCCTGGGGTGCCAGACTGGTCTGAAACTAGCCGCTTTGTGGCCTTTACTCTG GTTGACTCGGTGAAGAGAGAGATCTACATTGCCTTCAACGCCAGTCATTTACCAGTGAATGTATCACTGCCAGAGAGGCATGGATACAGATGGGAACCCTTGGTAGACACCAGCAAGCCTTCACCCTTTGACTTCCTGTCTAGTGACGTCCCACAAAGAGATATTGCAGTTAAACAGTATGCTCACTTTCTTGACGCCAATTTATACCCGATGCTAAGTTATTCTTCAATCATCCTATTGCTCGCCCCAGTCGAAGATGCTTAG
- the LOC101309448 gene encoding uncharacterized protein LOC101309448: protein MAGYFVSEPMQRNMTTRKRKELGQLDQVNDDLSDFSLSSPARKIRRLDAQLPPILEEDEVEFDPAQNYGPMIEELENQERAIVLFNPVNNPMLYNPSNVSISLSPDLVSGFKDQFVRSSYQYGMKCDKSEEEQDSRNQCTAVVPWVPSQLPPMPATEVSQSNDRGEPMEDEEMGAAAMEVEDSSTPAAGAGGTSNGYNGGIWGSNSEGFQQWQQQHCMTPQPPQNTSTPITWFR from the exons ATGGCAGGCTACTTCGTCTCCGAGCCAATGCAAAGAAACATGACCACCCGGAAGAGGAAGGAGCTGGGCCAGCTCGATCAAGTCAACGATGACTTGTCCGACTTCTCTCTTTCCTCTCCGGCCAGAAAGATTCGCCGTCTG GATGCGCAATTACCGCCCATTTTGGAGGAAGACGAGGTTGAATTCGACCCGGCTCAGAATTATGGTCCAATGATTGAGGAGCTTGAAAATCAAGAAAGGGCTATTGTGCTATTCAACCCTGTAAATAACCCAATGCTCTATAACCCTTCTAATGTCTCTATCTCTCTTAGTCCTGACCTTGTTTCTGGATTCAAGG ACCAATTTGTTCGCTCCAGCTATCAGTATGGCATGAAATGTGACAAGAGTGAGGAAGAGCAAGACAGTAGGAACCAATGTACAGCGGTTGTTCCGTGGGTGCCATCTCAGCTCCCACCTATGCCAGCTACTGAGGTTTCGCAATCCAATGATCGAGGAGAGCCCATGGAGGATGAGGAGATGGGCGCAGCGGCAATGGAGGTCGAAGATAGTAGTACACCAGCAGCAGGAGCAGGAGGAACAAGCAATGGATATAATGGAGGGATTTGGGGGAGTAATAGTGAAGGGTTTCAGCAGTGGCAACAACAACACTGTATGACACCACAACCTCCACAGAACACATCAACACCCATCACTTGGTTTCGATGA